The Dermochelys coriacea isolate rDerCor1 chromosome 7, rDerCor1.pri.v4, whole genome shotgun sequence genome window below encodes:
- the DKK1 gene encoding dickkopf-related protein 1, translating to MPLCAKGAARLCAALAAALCCCCCCPWAASASSAGLGSSLLNSNAIKNLLPGGAAGQGGSFVSAAPADSALLEAGNKHQAVETHQPYTCSADEDCAPDEFCSSGPRGAGSAAPLCLACRKRRKRCLRHAMCCPGNYCNNGMCVPSEQGHFLPGEMEETIIESFSTAHGIPDLPPKRTTSPSQLHHLKGQESTTCLRSSDCAAGLCCARHFWSKICKPVLKEGQVCTKHRRKGSHGLEIFQRCYCGEGLSCRLQRDYATTNSSRLHTCQRH from the exons ATGCCGCTGTGCGCGAAGGGCGCGGCCCGCCTGTGTGCGGCGCTGGCGGCcgctttgtgctgctgctgctgctgcccctgggcAGCGTCGGCGTCGAGTGCCGGGTTGGGCTCCAGCCTCCTCAACTCCAACGCCATCAAGAACCTGCTCCCGGGCGGCGCCGCCGGGCAGGGGGGCTCCTTCGTCAGTGCCGCGCCCGCAGACTCGGCCCTGCTCGAGGCGGGCAACAAGCACCAGGCCGTCGAGACCCACCAG CCTTACACGTGCTCGGCGGACGAGGACTGCGCCCCGGACGAGTTCTGCTCCAGCGGCCCGCGCGGGGCCGGCTCCGCAGCCCCGCTCTGCCTGGCCTGCAGGAAACGCCGGAAGCGCTGCCTGCGCCATGCCATGTGCTGCCCGGGCAACTACTGCAATAACG GGATGTGCGTGCCATCTGAGCAAGGTCACTTTCTCCCCGGGGAGATGGAGGAGACCATCATCGAGAGCTTCAGTACTGCCCATGGAATCCCGGACTTGCCTCCCAAAAGGACCACATCGCCATCCCAGCTGCACCACCTGAAAG GTCAGGAAAGTACCACCTGCCTCCGCTCTTCCGACTGTGCTGCTGGATTGTGCTGTGCACGTCACTTCTGGTCCAAGATCTGTAAACCTGTCCTTAAGGAAGGCCAAGTATGCACCAAACACCGAAGGAAAGGCTCTCATGGCCTGGAGATCTTCCAGCGATGCTACTGTGGAGAAGGTCTGTCCTGTCGGCTACAAAGAGATTATGCAACCACCAACTCTTCCAGACTGCATACTTGTCAAAGACATTGA